Genomic segment of Saccopteryx bilineata isolate mSacBil1 chromosome 9, mSacBil1_pri_phased_curated, whole genome shotgun sequence:
GCCACCACCAAATTAGAAATGGTGAAATGCTAAGAGGGTTTGGGCTCGAGATTCTGAGAAGAAGAAAATTCCCTCTGTCCTCCTGGagttactttcctcccatataatatAGCTTGAGGATAGTGAGATCCAGTACCCATTGGCTGTCACAGGGAGAGCCTGTCACTGCTGGGGTACAGTGACATAAAGTCTGAGAGAGAAGAGTCTGACATTTGTCCTGACAACAGCATATCTCTATAGACTTTGTCTGCCAGGGGAGATGCCCCATTGCTTCCTTTTCACATGACTAAGAAGGGCATTTTCATATTCCTTGTGAGTGTTTATAGTACAAGTCACTCTTCCCCCAGGGCCTGCTGCTTAGTAAGTAAATATATGTCTTCCCCTCCTCACTTCTACACACAGAGAAAGAGTTCAGGAAGTAAGCCTTTCTGACCACAGATCTGAAGCAACTTTCCCCAATCAGTTTAATCAATAATAAAGGTAATAGTATAATTATCATATCTCTAATTCTTGTCTCTATTTCTTAGCTGGTTCTAAATTAAGAGGAAAGTAAAGAATTGTTAATGATTGACTCAAACCCCAAAATATTATTATCCTTatcttatatattaaaaaacactGGGTTTTAGAGAggatgagaaattaaaaataggcatACTTCATCGACACTCTCTAGAATGATTGGAAACCCTGTACTGGTTGGGTGGAGGgcagaaagaggaaaatgaactCACATTTACTGTGTGTATACTATGTTCTAAGCTATTCATTTGCATTATGTACTTGAACCCTGACAACCACCTCCAGGAACCTGCAGTGGTTAAGTGAGAAGCTCATATCTGTTCACTAAGTCACTCTTGAAGGCCAAATATTAGCCTTCAGCTATTAGAAGGCTGTTAAAGCAGAGTGTGTATTAACACGGGTTTATCTGCTTATTTTGCACACTTACTGAAAAGTTCTTCTCAATGGCACAGAGAACAACATCCACACATAGGAACACCCCCGTTCGGCCCACACCAGCACTGCAGTGAACAACAATGGGTCCTGTCAAGTGGCTCTTCCTCACATAACGAACATACTTTATAAAGCCCTCTGCTGGGGCAGGAGTGCCATGGTCTGGCCAGTTGGTGAACTGCAGGTGTTTTACAAAGAGAGAAGTTCCTGTCTGTTGAGAAATGAGAGTCACAGAAAAGGggtaggagaaagggagagagaaggaaagggagagggagagaaaacagatTTATTAATCTCTTATATTAGAGatctcactaataataataaaaatagccatatgataatacaataaaaaaataagaatactgaCAGGTAACATGAATAGAGCACTTATTATGTTCCAGGTACTGTACCAGGAACTTCAGATGAATTGCCTCTTTTAATCCTCACATCAATCCTGGGAGGTAGCACTATTTTATCCTCCATTTACAGATAAAAAAGTAAGGATTAGAGTGATTGAGAGATATATGCTAGGTCAGAAGGCTCACATAGTTAGATCTGGGATAATCATGTAGGCCTCTTGAATTCAAATCTATCCATCTTTCTTCCACACTATGAAGCTGAAGGAAAAACAAGAACCCCAAAGATGGCCTAACATGTTAGGAATAATGTAGAATAGCAATCTATCTTAGCTTAAATATCACGatattaaattcaattaaaataggTAGGTGCTATCAAGTTGCTTGACTGGGAGACAGCAGTCTACTCTGGCTATGAGGACAAGGTGGTTAATGACCATGTGAGTGGACTGTGGCCCTGACTCTTGCACTGAACTCCCAGGAAGTGGATTCATAAAACTCTTCTCAAAGTTCATAGATAAAACATTCTGAGTTTACCCAACCTCTTCCCTTTTCCCAATGTGAATCCCTCATTTTATCTCCCTGAGGACACACATGAAAAAACTCAGGAGGGGTCTCTCACTACCTTTCTGCTTCCCTCTAAGTTCCAAATAGGAAACTCAAGTTTGAATCATTAGTACATGAAACTCAATGATGAAAATATTACTTGAAAATACTGTGAAGGCATGAATTTTAGAATAACTCTCAGGCTATCACATAGTTCACTAAGTCTCTCCTGCTACTGGTGACCACTGAAAGTCTGCCAAGAAGTAGGCCTTACTGCTTTCTTGACCCAGTGCCAGGAAGTCAGGAACTCTGTTGTATATTCTCCAAACATGAGCCACTTGGTTCCAATCTTGCAGGCCTCAGCCCAAAGGCCACCATCTTATGCTCCCCCAACCCAGCCAAGACTGCATAAGTGGACTCAGGATTTGATTCCTTGCAGATAGATCATTCATCTGTGCCCCCACCCGGCCTATATTTTCCAACCATGCTGCCTTCTCCTGCCATAGCATGTATCACATGTCATTTGGAAATAATGTGCTGGTATCTTCCTTCCACACTAGACTGTAATGTTCTAAAAGTTGAGACTGTCTGCTTTATATCTCCAGCACCTGACATAGTACCTGGTTAATAGGAAGGAATCAACAGGTATTAGGGGAATGAGGGATCGGGCAAATCCCCGGGTATGCAGAGCAAACACAATACCTAGCACACAGCCAGCAAGCTCTGCATCTATGTCAGCCATTATTATTCTTGACGTCCCTGCTCCCCACTCTGGGCTTTAGCCCTCCTCATACTCCTCCCTCCAGTCCATCATTCCCCATCCCTCTTCAACTTCTCCCTTTGTACTCAGGTCTCCCATCTCACAGTGATCTTGTGAGAAAACCTTAACCACCTCCctagatgttttttttttccatttctttacctTGCCTCCCACAGGAACTTTACTTTCTGCAGCCTCTCTGATCAAGACTGCCTGTTTGCCCGTGCCCCAGCTCCACTGCCCACTCCTGTTTCCAATtcactgtttcttcttcttgaatAAACCCTCTCTTCCTTTTGAGTGTCATCCCTCTTAGCTTCATCTTCTCATTACTATCACCCAGTGCTAAACCTCCTGCCTGATCTACAACAGTCACGGAAGACCCTGACCTTTCCCTTTCCCAGGTTCTGATATCACCCAGGACAAGTTCTGGGTCTCAGCAGCTCAAAAGACATGCTAATATCacaatacttttatttctctcttgcaGAGGAGACCCACTCCTTTCTTCTGGTCTCCACAGTGATGACCACTTTTTGGACAAACAAGTACTCATTATGTCCAGTATCAAGCATCTTCCAGGTCTTAGTATTCACCATCACTTTTTGACCAGAAGCTTGTGTTTGTGCTTCACTTCAACTCTACAATGATGTGACCAAATGGAGCTCTCCTGTCCTTTGCATCCTCCATTTCCTCCTAGGTGACTGGCCCCtgactccatccatctccctaAATTAAGATTCCATGACTAATTCTCTGAATCATTCTCTTACAAACTGTCAACTCCTTTTATCAGTTGACTCTTGCCACATATTCTGGACACTGTCCCACCCAGGGCCAGTCCCATAACCTGTGTACAGAAACCCATGGTTAGGCTGCTCAGAAGAAAATCACATAGTTgcatattttattgcatttgcaAATGTTGGGTTCTGACCTCGGCACCTCCAGCAGCCCTTTCCCTGCCCATTGTCTGTGCTCCAATCAACTTCTTTGCTGATGACTCCAAGCCCATCACTTTTTCAAGCTTCTTGTTTAACTCCCATCCCCTTCAGTCTTGTTGAATACACGTATCACTTGCTAATAAATTCACTTAGAGAAATGTCACTCATCACTTTCTCCtataaattattccttttttattttcctagtctattagagaaaaaaaaatctatgaattaTTCCAGACAACACATCccatctgtgctgtccaatatggcaGCCACTAGTAACATGTGACTGCTGCAAGTAAGAAACAAATTGGTTATTTTATAtaagtttaaataatataatttaaacttaaatagctGCATGTGGCACCTTCTTACTAAAGTTCTTCAATGTCCCCCAATTACCTTCATAATAAAGCTGGGTTCCTTAGCTGAAGCCCAAGGTGTTTTATGTTCTAACTTGTCCCTACTCAATTTCTAGAGCCTCATCTCATCTCTCGCTGCTCCTTGGCATTGTGGTTTTCCATTCCAGTAACATGTAACTGTTTCCATATCCTTACACATGCCCCATGCTACTTTATATCTTGAACACCCACCTCCTCTTTCCACCTTTCTCATTAGGGTAATTCTTAACCCAGATGTCGCCTCCTCCAGCAAACCTTCCCCAAAACCCCAAGTGATGCTAAGTACTCCCTTCTAAACCCTCCAGTCCTCCATACAAACTTCAGTATCACCACTGAACACAGTAACTGGAAGTATCCGTGAGCAAACCACACTCTCTACTACTCAGTCAGTACTGACAATGCCTGGCACAGTGATTAGTATGCCTGAGGGACTCCATATACACCCATCACACTGGGCAGATGCAGGATCAGCCACTGCCAGTACTTGCTCTCCTTGCCCACTGTCCCCCTTCAATGGTTTCCTCTCTTCAGACAGAGTTTGGTTAGGCACAAGGATAAGTGGTGGTGTCTTAGCTTCTGGTaccagaaagaagtaaaaataagttatttaacaAGCATCTCCAATCTACATCCTTCCCTACCCATAACTTTTCGTCCTGATACCTGtgcttatataataaaatatatatccgATACTGATTTTTAGAAACTTACAGACTTCCTCACAACTTGAAATATCCGAATGATGAAATACTGCAGTATCTGGTAGTTCTGCAGGGAGATAGAGCAGCTTTTCAATTCCAAAGGCTTCTTCACAGAAATGGGCCAGTATTTGTGGCATTTGATAACTTCACCTTCTATCTCTCTGGTTATCATGACAATAACATTAGAGTTATTTTCCAAAATCATTTGCCAAAAGTCATCTGTGGTGTCTGGCAGTGGTCCTTGGgtggcaatataaaaatattcttctccAGAATTGATTACTCTAATGTAACTAGCGTTAATGTAGTCCTTGTTTTCTCCAAGAGGAACACGTGTTGAATCATCTattacaaaaacagaaacatcGGTTAGACAAGGAAAAGCAAGAGATGCAGTACATCTAGACTCGTTGAGAGCATTTCAGACAGATAAATTCCTGTATCTCTTTGGCCAACAGAAAAGATGGCAGAGGAGTTTCTTTCCAAAAGCATTATTTTGAGTCCATGAATTTAAATTCTTCCCAATTGGCATGACTTAAGACATATACAATtaggggagatttttttttaatcagtttctCCTAAGCAGAGAAGGATGCCATCAGATTCCAGACACGATGTGGGATTTCCCTCAGGTATGGCATATGTAAAACTAGGCCTAAAGAGGTCCCTACTAGTCTGTAGCTGAACACAGCTAAGAAGGAGCTCCCTGGGGGAACAAGTGAAAAACATTCTCCTACAAATC
This window contains:
- the PTPN20 gene encoding tyrosine-protein phosphatase non-receptor type 20 isoform X1, whose amino-acid sequence is MILENNSNVIVMITREIEGEVIKCHKYWPISVKKPLELKSCSISLQNYQILQYFIIRIFQVVRKSTGTSLFVKHLQFTNWPDHGTPAPAEGFIKYVRYVRKSHLTGPIVVHCSAGVGRTGVFLCVDVVLCAIEKNFSFNIGNIVAQMREQRSGMVQTKEQYYFCYKIVLAVLQKFVTLD
- the PTPN20 gene encoding tyrosine-protein phosphatase non-receptor type 20 isoform X2; protein product: MILENNSNVIVMITREIEGEVIKCHKYWPISVKKPLELKSCSISLQNYQILQYFIIRIFQVVRKSFNIGNIVAQMREQRSGMVQTKEQYYFCYKIVLAVLQKFVTLD